The Deltaproteobacteria bacterium genome includes a region encoding these proteins:
- the glmU gene encoding UDP-N-acetylglucosamine diphosphorylase/glucosamine-1-phosphate N-acetyltransferase, which yields MSQSPIVVILAAGQGTRMKSERPKVLHEVAGRPLIIWSIETARAANAARIVAVVGHQADRVRDAIDRRYGAGAVETVLQAERRGTGHAVMCALSVLAGESDDRVVVVLSGDAPLVSADRVRELVAACDDMALAVTRPTEPVAYGRVVRRADGRVDRIVEDADATPEERAIEEMNAGLYAIRLGKLRADIGRLTDDNAQGELYLTDLAPGAAAIEAPFDEVRGINDRADLAAVNAIARRSIAQRWMRAGVTLEDPVATYIDADVDAIGGDTWIGSGVHLRGRTSVGARVRIDAGCIVQDSAIADDAWLKPYSVLTEASVGARAQVGPFAHCRPGTRLDEDVRVGNFVETKKAHLMKGAKANHLAYLGDASVGARANIGAGTITCNYDGVKKYQTVIEAGAFIGSDSQLVAPVTIGRDAYVGSGTTVTKDVPRGALALSRVKQHNIDGWADRFRAAQAKRTSSR from the coding sequence ATGTCGCAGTCCCCGATCGTCGTCATCCTCGCGGCTGGACAGGGCACCCGGATGAAGTCCGAACGCCCCAAGGTGTTGCACGAGGTTGCGGGCCGGCCGCTCATTATCTGGTCGATCGAGACGGCGCGCGCGGCGAACGCGGCGCGCATCGTCGCGGTCGTGGGCCACCAGGCCGACCGCGTCCGCGACGCCATCGACCGGCGCTACGGCGCCGGTGCGGTCGAGACCGTGCTGCAGGCCGAGCGCCGGGGCACCGGTCACGCGGTGATGTGCGCGCTATCCGTACTCGCCGGTGAGTCCGATGACCGCGTCGTGGTCGTGTTGTCGGGCGATGCTCCGCTGGTTTCGGCCGATCGGGTGCGCGAGTTGGTCGCCGCGTGCGACGACATGGCGCTGGCCGTCACGCGCCCGACCGAGCCGGTCGCGTACGGACGGGTGGTGCGGCGGGCGGACGGCCGGGTCGACCGCATCGTCGAGGACGCCGATGCGACGCCGGAGGAGCGGGCGATCGAGGAGATGAACGCCGGTCTGTACGCGATCCGGCTCGGCAAGCTGCGCGCCGACATCGGCCGGCTCACCGACGACAACGCGCAAGGCGAGTTGTACCTCACGGACCTCGCGCCCGGCGCTGCAGCGATCGAAGCGCCGTTCGACGAGGTGCGCGGCATCAACGACCGCGCGGACCTGGCGGCGGTGAACGCGATCGCGCGCCGCTCGATCGCGCAGCGGTGGATGCGGGCAGGCGTGACGCTCGAAGACCCGGTCGCTACCTACATCGACGCCGACGTCGACGCGATCGGCGGCGACACCTGGATCGGCTCGGGCGTCCACCTGCGCGGGCGAACGTCGGTGGGCGCGCGCGTGCGGATCGACGCGGGTTGCATCGTGCAGGACAGCGCGATCGCCGACGACGCGTGGCTCAAGCCGTACTCGGTGCTCACCGAGGCGTCGGTCGGCGCGCGGGCGCAGGTCGGCCCGTTCGCGCACTGCCGGCCGGGCACGCGGCTCGACGAGGACGTCCGGGTCGGCAACTTCGTCGAAACCAAGAAGGCGCACCTGATGAAGGGGGCGAAGGCCAATCACCTGGCGTACCTCGGCGACGCGTCGGTCGGCGCGCGGGCCAACATCGGTGCCGGCACGATCACGTGCAACTACGACGGCGTGAAGAAGTACCAGACGGTGATCGAGGCCGGTGCGTTCATCGGCTCCGACAGCCAGCTCGTTGCGCCGGTCACCATCGGTCGGGACGCGTACGTCGGCAGCGGTACGACCGTCACCAAGGATGTGCCTCGCGGCGCGCTCGCGCTGTCGCGGGTCAAACAGCACAACATCGACGGGTGGGCGGACCGATTCCGCGCGGCGCAGGCCAAGCGCACCTCGTCGCGTTGA
- a CDS encoding CoA transferase has product MARPLEGVRVLDLTRLLPGPFLTMVLADMGADVVKVEAPNVGDYMRQMPPSRDGLGGGFLAVNRNKRSLVLDLKTDAGRDALLRMAERADVLVETFRPGVLDRLGVGYDALRARNRGLVMCSISGYGQTGPYRDRAGHDLNYIALAGVLAMGGARGGAPALPGVQIADLAGGALWGAVATLGALVERQRTGEGAHLDISMCEGALALLAHAFGQMDAGGAVPTRGEAPLNGGLACYGVYRTRDGKYLAVGALEPKFWLALNSAIGRKADVSEVIAPPDRQAAIRAELQAIFEQHTRDEWMERLAAVDCCCEPVLELDEVRAHPLHAARGAFFTADGGALGQVLQVRTPVGEPRADRIAPRLGEHSAEVLRDYGFSEEEIAALVG; this is encoded by the coding sequence ATGGCTCGACCGCTCGAGGGAGTGCGCGTGCTCGATCTCACGCGCCTGTTGCCGGGACCGTTTCTCACGATGGTGCTCGCGGACATGGGCGCCGACGTGGTGAAGGTCGAAGCGCCCAACGTCGGCGACTACATGCGTCAGATGCCGCCTTCGCGCGACGGGCTCGGCGGCGGCTTTCTCGCGGTCAACCGCAACAAGCGATCGCTCGTACTCGACCTCAAGACCGACGCGGGCCGCGACGCGCTGTTGCGCATGGCCGAGCGCGCCGACGTCCTCGTCGAGACGTTTCGCCCGGGCGTGCTCGACCGCCTTGGCGTCGGGTACGATGCGCTGCGCGCGCGCAACCGCGGCCTCGTGATGTGCTCGATCTCCGGCTACGGGCAGACCGGACCGTACCGCGACCGCGCGGGCCACGACCTCAACTACATCGCGCTGGCCGGCGTACTCGCCATGGGCGGCGCTCGCGGCGGCGCACCCGCGCTGCCCGGCGTGCAGATCGCGGACCTCGCGGGCGGAGCGCTGTGGGGCGCGGTCGCGACGCTCGGTGCGCTGGTCGAGCGGCAGCGCACCGGCGAAGGCGCCCACCTCGACATCTCAATGTGCGAGGGGGCGCTCGCGCTGCTCGCGCACGCGTTCGGCCAGATGGATGCCGGTGGCGCGGTGCCGACGCGCGGCGAGGCGCCGCTCAACGGCGGGCTCGCGTGTTACGGCGTGTACCGCACGCGCGACGGCAAGTACCTCGCGGTCGGTGCGCTCGAGCCGAAGTTCTGGCTCGCGCTCAACAGCGCGATCGGCCGCAAGGCGGATGTGTCCGAGGTGATCGCGCCGCCGGACCGGCAGGCCGCGATTCGAGCCGAACTGCAGGCGATCTTCGAACAGCACACGCGCGACGAGTGGATGGAGCGGCTCGCCGCGGTCGACTGCTGCTGCGAGCCGGTGCTCGAACTCGACGAGGTGCGCGCCCATCCGCTGCACGCGGCGCGCGGGGCGTTCTTCACGGCCGATGGCGGCGCTCTGGGTCAGGTGTTGCAAGTGCGCACGCCGGTCGGCGAGCCGCGCGCGGACCGGATCGCGCCGCGCCTGGGCGAGCACTCGGCCGAGGTGCTGCGCGACTACGGCTTCTCCGAGGAGGAGATCGCGGCGCTCGTCGGTTGA
- a CDS encoding HupE/UreJ family protein, producing MTIARRALVALPWPAAAVLLWPVAAAAHSFSVAYSRLDVSADRRAAAYELRIAAADLTEVLGARDAVDADAIRAGADRIAAYAAKRVSVEGDGTPCAAAPQVDVAAESALFARLRWQCAWPAPIRTIALDYDLFFDDLDPNHTGMVEATYRGHRVTATLTADASRFEWDLAAAPPATVWTFVQSGVHHILDGPDHLLFLLGLLLVAAARRVRDMLAIVTSFTAAHSITLILAALSIVTLPSRVVESAIALSIVWIAVGNLAVREPRHRAAVTFAFGLLHGMGFAAMLRPLLPPSGVVGPLLAFNVGVELGQLAVVAVAMPLLAWLHRRAGRAGYRRFVVVPGSVGVAIAGTLWLVERALDVALW from the coding sequence GTGACCATCGCTCGCCGCGCACTCGTCGCCCTCCCGTGGCCGGCCGCCGCCGTGCTCCTGTGGCCGGTCGCCGCCGCGGCGCACAGCTTCTCCGTGGCCTACTCGCGGCTCGACGTGTCGGCCGACCGGCGCGCCGCCGCGTACGAGTTGCGCATCGCCGCCGCCGACTTGACCGAGGTGCTCGGCGCCCGCGACGCAGTGGACGCCGATGCGATCCGCGCGGGCGCCGACCGAATCGCCGCGTACGCCGCGAAGCGCGTGTCCGTCGAGGGCGACGGCACGCCGTGCGCTGCGGCGCCGCAGGTCGACGTCGCCGCCGAGTCGGCGCTGTTCGCGCGACTGCGCTGGCAGTGTGCGTGGCCGGCGCCCATTCGAACGATCGCCCTCGACTACGACCTGTTCTTCGACGACCTCGACCCCAACCACACCGGCATGGTCGAGGCGACCTATCGCGGTCACCGCGTGACCGCGACGCTCACGGCCGACGCATCCCGTTTCGAGTGGGATCTGGCCGCCGCGCCGCCGGCGACGGTCTGGACGTTCGTCCAGAGCGGCGTCCACCACATCCTCGACGGCCCGGACCATCTGCTGTTTCTGCTCGGGCTGCTGCTCGTCGCGGCGGCGCGGCGCGTCCGCGACATGCTCGCGATCGTCACGTCGTTTACGGCGGCGCACTCGATCACGCTCATCCTCGCAGCGCTGTCGATCGTGACGCTGCCGAGCCGGGTCGTCGAAAGCGCGATCGCGCTGTCGATCGTCTGGATCGCAGTCGGCAACCTCGCCGTGCGCGAGCCGCGTCACCGCGCCGCGGTCACGTTCGCGTTCGGCCTGCTGCACGGCATGGGGTTCGCCGCGATGCTGCGGCCGCTGTTGCCGCCGTCCGGCGTCGTCGGCCCGCTGCTGGCGTTCAACGTCGGCGTCGAACTCGGCCAACTCGCGGTCGTCGCGGTCGCGATGCCGCTGCTCGCGTGGCTGCACCGGCGCGCCGGACGCGCCGGCTATCGCCGGTTCGTCGTCGTGCCCGGCTCGGTGGGTGTCGCGATCGCGGGCACGCTGTGGCTCGTCGAACGCGCCCTCGACGTCGCGTTGTGGTAG